A genomic region of Solanum dulcamara chromosome 2, daSolDulc1.2, whole genome shotgun sequence contains the following coding sequences:
- the LOC129875780 gene encoding uncharacterized protein LOC129875780, translating to MISSVLPHYLSVVKFYDKRPELKKSPKYNGKNEFELIESKFITEGLPRQQEDSLNCRIFVAAFAELVSNGQDIANQQLNADSLRKRFGALL from the exons ATGATTTCATCAGTTTTACCACACTACTTGAGTGTAGTCAAGTTCTATGATAAGCGTCCTGaattgaagaaatcacctaAATACAATGGAAAAAATGAGTTTGAGCTCATTGAATCTAAGTTCATAACTGAAGGACTTCCCAGACAACAAGAAGATTCATT gaACTGTAGAATTTTTGTGGCTGCATTTGCGGAGTTAGTGAGCAATGGCCaggatattgcaaatcaacaacTAAATGCAGACAGTCTCCGAAAGAGGTTTGGGGCTCTACTATGA